The stretch of DNA CGAGAAGCCGTTTCAGGAGAATCATTTCGGGTTGACAATGCATGCATCGCATTAAATCCACCGATACCGGCCTCATTAATGATCGCTTCTGAACCACCGGTAATAAACATATTAGCTTTGCCTAAACGGATATAGTTAAAGGCATCAATAATAGCATTATTAGAGGAAGCACAAGCCGAAACTGTTGCAAAATTAGGGCCGCGTAAGCCATATTTGATAGAAATGTGACCGGCCGCAATATCAATGATCATCTTAGGGATGAAGAAAGGATTGAGACGCGGAGTTCCATCGCCTTTAGCAAACGTAGAGACCTCATCAAGGAAAGTTTTCAGACCGCCAATTCCGGCGCCCCAAATAACTCCGATACGATCGGTGTCAAGTTCTTCAAAGTTTACTCCCGAGTCTACAACAGCCTCGTGAGTTGCAGCCATAGCGTATTGAACAAAAGGATCTACCTTACGGGCTTCCTTTTTGTCCATAAAGTCTTCAGGGTTGAAATTCTTTACCTCGCAGGCGAACTTCGTCTTGAATTTTTCGGTATCGAACTTTGTGATCATGGCTGCGCCACTCACGCCATTGATCAAACCATTCCAGTACTCTGGAACGGTATTACCCAACGGCGTAAGTGCACCTAGCCCTGTAACAACAACACGTTTAAGTTGCATTAAATACTTTTAAGATGAAATTTTCT from Solitalea canadensis DSM 3403 encodes:
- the fabF gene encoding beta-ketoacyl-ACP synthase II — its product is MQLKRVVVTGLGALTPLGNTVPEYWNGLINGVSGAAMITKFDTEKFKTKFACEVKNFNPEDFMDKKEARKVDPFVQYAMAATHEAVVDSGVNFEELDTDRIGVIWGAGIGGLKTFLDEVSTFAKGDGTPRLNPFFIPKMIIDIAAGHISIKYGLRGPNFATVSACASSNNAIIDAFNYIRLGKANMFITGGSEAIINEAGIGGFNAMHALSTRNDSPETASRPFDLDRDGFVAGEGAGAIILEEYEHAKKRGAKIYAEIVGGGMSADANHITAPHPEGLGARNVMIAALEDAGMSVDDIDYINVHGTSTPLGDISETTAIVNLFGESAYKLNISSTKSMTGHLLGAAGAVEAIASILAVVNDIVPPTINHFTDDPAIDPKLNLTFNKAQKRVIRAALSNTFGFGGHNTSVIFKKFEE